A single region of the Silene latifolia isolate original U9 population chromosome 8, ASM4854445v1, whole genome shotgun sequence genome encodes:
- the LOC141594939 gene encoding uncharacterized protein LOC141594939, which produces MAEACAVQMPASLRRLFSTLLIFSHPKDPCLLWTRHYDSLSEDFSHKYPNQPQRVSQLTAREVERYLEAMGKNMATFGLDHLDTCTDDELRRTRDIVDALDAPIPEDCKLYKAQLNTAQREAFTTIMKHVQEGKPGAFFVDGPGGTGKTFLYNALYAEVRLMGRIVLPTASSGIVAANIPSGRTTHSRFKIPLECEVSLACDVPKQSSLAALIVATSLIIWDEASMSKRQNIESLDVLLRDLCDPNQLFGGKVVVFGGDFRQTLPILPRKCQREIVEASLLSSPVWPHLRKFKLTENIRAQTDPEFARFLLSLGNGQLQTKEHEYIELPAGLVKILNPSNENPISDLVSYAFPEIGSCAPLDSSIFTNRAVLTPLNDDVDAINSVLIDKFPGQVVTYTSHDTMLDDNCAVYPAEFINKLNPGGMSPHELVLKENCPVILIRNLQPSFGLCNGTRLICKRFLPNSIECVIMTGQHTGDHVFIPRVKLRPGPSSNYPFQFQRNQFPLKLSFAMTINKCQGQTLSQVAVYLPRPCFSHGQLYVALSRARNASQITVFAAPGPESVPPTFVKNVVSYDALSLAEII; this is translated from the coding sequence ATGGCAGAGGCATGTGCAGTACAGATGCCTGCATCACTCAGACGCCTATTCTCGACCCTGCTCATCTTTTCGCATCCAAAGGATCCATGTTTGTTATGGACCAGACATTATGACTCATTATCAGAAGACTTTAGTCACAAATATCCTAACCAGCCACAAAGAGTAAGCCAACTAACAGCACGGGAAGTGGAACGGTACCTGGAAGCAATGGGCAAAAACATGGCAACATTTGGATTGGACCACCTAGATACATGCACCGATGATGAGTTAAGACGCACCAGAGATATAGTTGACGCACTTGACGCACCAATACCTGAGGATTGTAAATTGTATAAGGCACAACTTAATACCGCTCAAAGAGAAGCATTCACTACAATAATGAAGCATGTTCAGGAGGGGAAACCCGGTGCGTTTTTCGTGGATGGTCCAGGTGGTACTGGCAAGACCTTCCTATACAACGCACTCTACGCTGAAGTTCGTCTTATGGGTCGCATTGTTTTGCCAACAGCATCATCCGGCATTGTCGCTGCAAACATTCCTTCTGGAAGAACTACCCATTCACGGTTCAAGATCCCTCTAGAATGTGAAGTGTCACTAGCATGTGACGTTCCTAAACAAAGTAGCCTGGCTGCATTGATTGTAGCTACAAGCTTGATAATATGGGACGAAGCTTCGATGTCGAAGAGACAGAACATCGAGTCTCTCGACGTTCTTCTTAGAGATTTGTGTGACCCAAACCAGCTTTTTGGGGGCAAAGTAGTTGTCTTTGGGGGAGATTTTCGCCAAACTCTACCAATACTACCTCGGAAGTGTCAACGAGAAATTGTTGAAGCCAGTTTGCTGAGTTCCCCTGTTTGGCCGCACCTAAGAAAATTCAAATTGACTGAGAACATACGGGCTCAAACTGACCCTGAATTTGCACGGTTCTTGCTGTCACTTGGCAACGGACAGTTGCAAACAAAAGAACATGAATATATTGAACTCCCGGCTGGACTTGTGAAGATATTAAATCCGAGTAATGAAAACCCTATCAGCGACTTAGTGTCATACGCATTTCCAGAAATTGGCAGTTGTGCCCCTTTGGATTCAAGCATTTTCACTAACCGGGCAGTGCTGACCCCGTTGAACGACGATGTAGATGCCATCAACAGCGTGCTAATTGACAAGTTCCCAGGGCAAGTTGTAACCTATACAAGTCATGATACAATGTTAGATGACAACTGTGCAGTATATCCAGCAGAGTTCATCAACAAACTTAACCCCGGTGGAATGAGCCCACACGAGCTTGTTCTCAAGGAAAACTGTCCTGTTATTTTGATCCGGAACCTTCAACCATCATTTGGATTATGCAATGGTACCCGGTTGATCTGCAAACGATTCTTACCAAACTCAATAGAATGTGTAATAATGACCGGGCAGCATACAGGGGATCACGTGTTCATACCCCGTGTCAAACTACGGCCAGGACCGTCAAGTAACTATCCTTTTCAGTTTCAAAGGAATCAGTTTCCTTTAAAGCTTAGTTTTGCAATGACGATAAACAAATGTCAAGGACAGACTTTAAGCCAAGTAGCTGTGTACCTACCGCGGCCGTGCTTTTCTCACGGCCAGCTTTACGTCGCGCTGTCTAGAGCTAGGAATGCAAGTCAAATTACCGTGTTCGCAGCTCCAGGCCCAGAGTCAGTTCCGCCAACATTTGTGAAAAATGTCGTGTCTTACGATGCACTTTCTCTTGCTGAAATCATTTAG
- the LOC141594940 gene encoding uncharacterized protein LOC141594940 yields MKKRYLNSMALVHRFGKPDLFITMTCNAGWPEIKDQLAPGEEAHNRPDLVARVFRAKLLALKKQIVEKHIFGEVAAYVYVVEFQKRGLPHVHFLIILKDGYRLKCPADFNKFVCAEIPDTNNPSLRKTVLKHMMHGPCGTLNPKCSCMKHPKTPGKCKYEYPKSFTPATTTNTAGYPEYRRRDTGDTTLIRKHRLDNRWVIPYNPYLLALFDCHLNVEVCSTMHAVKYLYKYIYKGHDKISFNVTDSAEPQTVDEISQFQSGRWVSPCEAAWRIFGFDLFETHPPVMPLQVHLPNMQTIRLRTTDNLANILADEKKARTPLTEFFRKSATKGCPRLLYAEFSEYFRWDTGTRTWEERRNKVIVIGRLVFVAPAEGERFFLRLLLLHIRGPTSFEALKTVRGYTCATF; encoded by the coding sequence ATGAAGAAGAGATATCTTAATTCAATGGCCTTGGTACATAGGTTTGGAAAACCTGATCTCTTTATCACAATGACGTGCAACGCTGGTTGGCCTGAAATTAAGGACCAGCTCGCTCCAGGAGAAGAGGCGCACAACCGTCCCGATTTGGTTGCAAGAGTTTTCCGGGCCAAACTCTTAGCCCTTAAGAAACAAATTGTTGAAAAGCACATCTTTGGAGAGGTAGCTGCTTATGTGTACGTCGTTGAGTTCCAAAAAAGAGGGCTACCTCATGTTCATTTCCTCATAATACTTAAAGATGGGTATAGGCTGAAATGTCCTGCTGATTTTAACAAATTTGTGTGTGCTGAAATCCCAGACACAAATAATCCTTCTTTACGCAAGACTGTGTTAAAACACATGATGCATGGTCCGTGCGGCACGCTAAATCCTAAATGCTCCTGCATGAAGCATCCAAAAACCCCTGGCAAGTGCAAATATGAGTATCCTAAATCCTTTACACCTGCCACTACAACCAATACTGCTGGCTACCCAGAGTATAGAAGGCGGGATACGGGAGACACAACTCTCATTCGGAAACACAGACTAGATAACAGATGGGTAATCCCTTATAACCCATACTTACTAGCCCTGTTTGACTGCCACCTGAATGTCGAAGTATGTTCAACGATGCACGCAGTTAAGTATTTATACAAGTATATCTACAAAGGGCACGACAAAATTTCTTTTAATGTCACGGATAGTGCTGAGCCTCAAACTGTAGATGAAATTTCACAATTTCAGTCAGGAAGATGGGTATCTCCCTGTGAAGCAGcctggcgaatctttggtttcgatCTGTTTGAAACACACCCGCCAGTAATGCCTCTCCAAGTGCATTTACCCAACATGCAAACGATACGCCTGCGTACTACTGATAATTTGGCTAATATTTTGGCAGACGAGAAGAAAGCACGCACTCCCCTTACTGAATTTTTCAGGAAAAGTGCAACTAAAGGTTGTCCGCGACTCTTGTATGCCGAATTTTCAGAATACTTCCGCTGGGACACCGGGACTCGAACCTGGGAAGAAAGGAGGAACAAGGTTATCGTAATTGGCAGGCTCGTTTTTGTAGCACCAGCCGAAGGTGAGAGATTCTTCCTTAGGCTATTGCTGTTGCACATCCGTGGACCTACGTCATTTGAAGCCTTAAAGACTGTGAGAGGATACACATGTGCAACGTTCTAA